Proteins encoded together in one Methanomassiliicoccales archaeon window:
- a CDS encoding 4Fe-4S dicluster domain-containing protein produces the protein MIVTVEICMHCGACAGSCPKNAVFLNDTLPVFTDACNRCGRCVKVCPVGALEMEAKA, from the coding sequence ATGATAGTTACAGTTGAGATATGCATGCACTGCGGCGCTTGCGCGGGCTCCTGCCCCAAGAATGCCGTTTTCCTGAATGACACCCTTCCCGTATTCACGGACGCCTGCAACCGCTGTGGACGATGCGTGAAGGTCTGCCCTGTAGGGGCTCTAGAGATGGAGGCCAAAGCATGA
- a CDS encoding radical SAM protein has protein sequence MLIQESKLKKGLPKQTESLCPECGKIITATIFEKDGKVLMEKECPDHGKITDVYWSDVDLYLKAESLAFDGVGVSNPLIPDAKVCPDDCGLCQLHLSHTSLANLDLTNRCNMKCPICFANANAAGYVYEPSYDEVVQMMQTLRDERPVPCTAIQFAGGEPTIYPRFFDVIKKAKEMGFAQVQVATNGVKLANDPDFARKCAEAGLNTIYLQFDGLREDIYVAARGKPMLETKLKAIENVKALAKPPSIVLVPTIVKGINDDQVGPILEFAIKNSDVIRGINYQPVAFTGRISKEQREKERYTLTDLVHDVNDQTGYTNNDDWFPVPVVAPISTFVSALLEEEKVTFTAHPHCGLATYLFVQNGRVIPITRFIDAEKLLDGLLELTKEMEGGKSKTLSKLKAFSILKKSIIKENLPEGLSMTRFLKTMQTVFSDDTKEGLSEFSWNMMFVGGMHFQDGYNYDIERVKRCVIHYVTPDNSIIPFCAYNGGPTYRTRIEKKYSVPIEDWRKTKGEEYT, from the coding sequence ATGTTAATTCAAGAGAGTAAACTCAAGAAGGGACTTCCAAAGCAAACGGAGTCCTTATGTCCCGAGTGCGGTAAGATCATTACCGCAACCATCTTCGAGAAGGACGGCAAGGTCTTGATGGAAAAGGAATGTCCTGACCACGGAAAGATAACCGATGTGTACTGGTCAGATGTGGACCTCTACCTCAAAGCCGAGAGCCTGGCCTTCGATGGAGTGGGCGTTTCCAATCCCCTGATCCCCGATGCGAAGGTCTGCCCTGATGACTGCGGCCTCTGCCAACTTCACCTTAGCCATACCTCACTCGCAAACCTCGATCTGACCAACCGCTGCAATATGAAGTGCCCCATCTGCTTTGCCAATGCGAACGCCGCAGGGTACGTGTACGAGCCCTCCTACGATGAGGTCGTCCAGATGATGCAGACACTGAGGGATGAAAGACCAGTTCCATGCACTGCAATCCAGTTCGCCGGAGGAGAGCCCACCATATACCCCAGGTTCTTCGATGTCATAAAGAAAGCAAAGGAGATGGGATTCGCACAGGTCCAGGTCGCCACCAACGGAGTGAAATTGGCCAATGACCCCGATTTCGCCAGGAAGTGTGCCGAGGCAGGCCTGAACACGATCTACCTTCAATTCGACGGCCTTCGTGAGGACATTTACGTGGCGGCCCGGGGCAAGCCAATGCTAGAGACAAAGCTGAAAGCCATCGAGAATGTCAAGGCACTGGCCAAGCCCCCTTCGATCGTGCTGGTACCCACCATCGTGAAGGGAATAAACGACGATCAGGTCGGTCCCATCCTGGAATTCGCCATAAAGAACAGTGATGTGATAAGAGGCATCAACTACCAGCCAGTGGCATTCACTGGAAGGATCAGCAAGGAGCAGAGGGAGAAGGAACGGTACACCCTTACTGACCTGGTCCACGATGTTAACGATCAGACCGGTTACACCAATAACGACGATTGGTTTCCGGTCCCTGTCGTGGCACCTATCTCCACCTTCGTCTCCGCACTCCTTGAGGAGGAGAAGGTCACTTTCACCGCGCACCCGCACTGCGGTCTAGCCACCTATCTGTTCGTTCAGAACGGTAGGGTCATCCCCATCACCAGATTCATCGATGCCGAGAAGCTGCTCGACGGACTGTTGGAGCTCACCAAAGAGATGGAGGGGGGGAAGAGCAAGACCCTGTCCAAGCTCAAGGCGTTCTCCATTCTTAAGAAATCCATAATCAAGGAGAACCTGCCCGAGGGTCTCTCCATGACCAGGTTCCTGAAGACCATGCAGACGGTGTTCAGCGACGATACCAAGGAGGGACTTTCCGAGTTCTCATGGAACATGATGTTCGTGGGCGGTATGCACTTCCAGGACGGATACAACTACGATATCGAGCGCGTGAAGCGCTGCGTTATCCATTACGTAACACCGGATAACAGCATCATTCCTTTCTGCGCGTACAACGGTGGTCCGACCTATCGTACCCGCATAGAGAAGAAGTACTCCGTGCCCATAGAGGATTGGAGGAAGACCAAGGGCGAGGAGTATACCTGA
- a CDS encoding N-acetyltransferase — MSSSDYEIRQFREEDRERIIEIFNYYITESYAAYPSEKVEPEFFDQLMHGSHSFYVAEHEGRVVGFAFLKPYLPIATFRTTATVTYFIDPVHRRSGLGTHILRTLESDAKERGIHTLLAHISSRNEESVNFHKKNGFSECGRFPEIGMKFGERFDVIWVVKKLDS, encoded by the coding sequence ATGTCCAGCTCAGACTATGAAATACGCCAGTTCCGTGAGGAAGACCGGGAGCGGATCATTGAGATATTCAATTACTACATCACGGAATCGTATGCGGCATATCCCTCCGAGAAGGTCGAGCCGGAATTCTTTGACCAACTGATGCACGGTTCCCACTCGTTCTATGTGGCAGAGCATGAGGGCAGGGTGGTGGGATTCGCATTTCTCAAACCTTATCTGCCTATCGCGACCTTCAGGACAACTGCAACGGTAACCTACTTCATTGACCCAGTTCATAGACGATCGGGGCTTGGAACGCATATCCTGAGGACGCTCGAGTCAGATGCTAAGGAGAGAGGCATTCACACCCTTCTCGCCCACATATCTTCGAGGAATGAGGAGAGCGTAAACTTTCACAAGAAGAATGGTTTTTCCGAGTGTGGGCGTTTTCCTGAGATAGGGATGAAATTTGGAGAAAGGTTCGACGTGATATGGGTGGTCAAGAAGCTAGATTCTTGA
- a CDS encoding aminotransferase class I/II-fold pyridoxal phosphate-dependent enzyme has product MMFSNRITSVNPSGVREIFELVGGDAINLGLGEPDYEPPKVAKEALKSALDMGMNKYGPTIGLSSLRESVSNYLERYCEGITSSNVVITSGATEALLVISQSLYDIGDEVLIPEPGFVLYHPHAVLAGAKPITYGLSEEGGFEPDMDEIQEKITSRTKAIVVNSPSNPTGGVISRETFNSLAEIASDNGIYIISDEVYDNYIYEGEHFSFCEHLDNAIVVNSFSKSMATTGWRIGYLVTNEEAIKQISKMHYYTMACPPTPIQYAVNIAMPYMMEFLEEVVPVFDNRRKKMVSMINEIPGFKCDLPKGSIFAFPSYDMDIPSMQLAKAIASQGVICSPGIAFGARGEGHLRFSYAASEEDIEKGLMIVKDVVETL; this is encoded by the coding sequence ATCATGTTCTCCAACAGGATCACTTCTGTAAATCCCTCCGGGGTGAGGGAGATCTTCGAGCTTGTGGGCGGAGACGCTATCAACCTGGGATTGGGGGAACCAGACTACGAACCTCCAAAGGTCGCCAAGGAGGCATTGAAAAGCGCCTTGGACATGGGAATGAACAAGTACGGTCCCACCATAGGTCTCAGCTCATTAAGGGAGTCAGTGTCCAACTATCTAGAGAGATACTGCGAGGGGATTACCTCGTCCAACGTAGTGATCACATCAGGGGCGACCGAAGCCCTCTTGGTCATCAGCCAATCGTTGTATGATATTGGAGATGAGGTGCTAATACCGGAGCCAGGATTCGTACTATACCATCCCCACGCGGTTCTGGCAGGAGCGAAACCTATCACCTACGGCCTCAGTGAGGAAGGGGGATTCGAGCCCGATATGGACGAGATCCAGGAGAAGATCACCAGCAGAACGAAGGCGATTGTAGTGAACAGTCCCTCAAATCCCACTGGGGGGGTAATATCCCGGGAGACATTCAACTCCTTGGCAGAGATCGCATCTGACAATGGCATTTACATCATCTCCGACGAGGTGTATGATAACTACATCTACGAGGGGGAGCACTTCTCATTCTGCGAACATCTGGATAACGCCATAGTGGTCAACTCGTTCTCTAAGTCCATGGCCACCACAGGATGGCGTATTGGATATCTGGTGACTAACGAAGAGGCTATCAAGCAGATATCGAAGATGCACTATTACACCATGGCATGTCCCCCAACTCCTATCCAGTATGCGGTGAACATTGCCATGCCCTACATGATGGAATTCTTGGAGGAGGTCGTCCCAGTTTTCGACAACCGAAGGAAGAAGATGGTATCGATGATAAATGAGATACCCGGGTTCAAGTGCGACCTGCCCAAGGGGTCTATATTCGCATTCCCATCCTACGACATGGACATTCCCTCCATGCAACTTGCAAAGGCGATCGCTTCCCAGGGCGTGATCTGCTCGCCGGGCATTGCCTTTGGTGCTAGGGGCGAAGGGCATCTTCGTTTCTCCTATGCGGCATCAGAGGAGGACATCGAGAAAGGCCTGATGATCGTCAAGGATGTGGTGGAGACCCTCTGA
- a CDS encoding TrmB family transcriptional regulator — MDFLNIFNMNAGTLEEEYESVSAILRKLGLSEYEAKTYIALVIMDRGSAEAIGETAGIPRTSAYKVLQSLEEKGFVTSIEGRPTIFHPVPPLDIKMEIVEEISEAFDKLNEVQGILSERGVPQLVFTIVGKEKVLAKIGEILDSSLSSFIISSPLIRVIRQVHGTKFREALKRGVEVTIITEPFVKVPSSTNLHRRTGLLATDVFSDGEIALIATPDLSLCGFTDNPFLVEHLENFLRISMEQLGQD, encoded by the coding sequence ATGGATTTCTTGAACATTTTCAACATGAATGCAGGTACCTTGGAGGAGGAGTACGAATCTGTGTCCGCAATCCTCAGGAAACTGGGTCTTTCTGAGTACGAGGCGAAGACATACATCGCACTCGTAATCATGGACCGGGGGTCGGCAGAGGCGATTGGAGAAACGGCAGGTATTCCTCGCACTTCGGCCTACAAAGTACTCCAATCGTTGGAGGAGAAAGGATTCGTTACATCCATCGAGGGAAGACCCACCATCTTCCATCCAGTTCCTCCCTTAGATATCAAGATGGAAATTGTCGAAGAGATCTCGGAAGCCTTCGACAAGCTGAACGAGGTACAGGGAATACTTAGCGAAAGGGGGGTTCCGCAGCTCGTTTTCACAATAGTTGGAAAGGAGAAGGTGCTCGCAAAGATCGGAGAAATACTCGATTCATCGCTGAGCAGCTTCATCATCTCCAGCCCCCTTATCCGGGTCATCAGGCAGGTTCACGGAACGAAGTTCAGGGAAGCGTTGAAGAGGGGCGTGGAGGTCACTATCATAACCGAGCCATTCGTTAAGGTGCCATCCAGCACAAATCTCCATCGAAGAACGGGACTTCTGGCCACGGATGTATTCAGTGATGGAGAGATTGCGCTCATAGCCACCCCGGACCTTTCTCTTTGCGGGTTCACGGACAACCCATTCCTTGTCGAACATCTGGAGAACTTTCTCAGGATATCAATGGAGCAACTGGGACAGGATTGA
- a CDS encoding MMPL family transporter, which translates to MGTFNNIGKFIAKRYKAIIVFWIIILAIAIPFAPSVMEAVEYNMLAMAPEDMESMRAQEYIDANFNISMDGFSTIIVFKGEGQNSVLGQELKEAIFNISSDISGREEMPNNTVISIYTPLLDNYTDIVVSGIVDVNRLANGTAMLIFGMPSMYPMLWNITLESGLMFYGCGDAFALNWIAIHDIDPDANTTEVDSLAYEATWDEIELILDIANVSAEFQDLFWIWYEDFSAAWNSTSGDPVLVDNPLEREEHAINSAFPGFWEDARQYFEDIGLEDLWPIAGEIFNRTVEMLDPLDFVDPYRVNAVCHTVVNDIIQPYLVQIPLDLRAPIEDFIHGFQQKWDDNTTASISSNWTLHLIPNMTQERQFVEELVPPLVDALPKAGAEVVEAVYALGWDQWSNSTAFNDTVILLTHETLGDVDDDLILEIIGLGLNVTDQQIREMSIELVLDTSLVDYPIPIPEGILKMIVNVPSNDTMLMTITYDKLPDGTYLDGSQYIPQVREIIRQRISSLSGIEVLVSGIDGITYDIETSSMEDMEKIDPVSIVLVIILIGLFFRSLVSSIIPPSIIGMALIIALVGIFLLATYVMEVTNYVLVLVMVTMLGAGCDYCIFILSRYREERVLGKEKKEAVIEAVTWAGESITTSGFTVMIGFGVLSVCSFSMVSSIGISLAMGIFIALMFALFFLPSLIMLLGDRVFWPTTIEYVRERKKDPSKAGRMSRLSHRYFEHTARTSIKYAKILVVAAIIISLPAIYVVTNLDTSYDMIGTMPNSESKTGVNDIVDGFGGGMISPVFIAIEFDSRIYNGTGEMTDRDDLQNISDEVLELNLSQVFDLRYFPIIEDMCDDISTMGNIREVTSPTRPYGDTIDYLNFDNYTILEQAEFLLMMQKDMSRNGSGVMIQVTMEDQPYSEESIGTVTGLRELIAQEVEERPELVAAYLSGGTALMYDISMLVSGEFNLMEMLAILLIFVILLIVLGSVFTPIRSIVTILTSVIWTLALTAIVFEYVLDDQLLWLMPIVLIVVCLGLGMDYDIFLTTRIREEVHKGKPMKEAIVDSVKATGGIITICGLIMAGAFGTMTLSGSVMLQEFGFALAFAILLDATVVRMYLVPAIMSLMGRWNWWAPGKLQRTRTSHLEEVEEE; encoded by the coding sequence GTGGGAACATTCAACAACATCGGCAAGTTCATCGCAAAGAGGTACAAAGCGATCATAGTGTTCTGGATAATTATTCTCGCCATAGCGATTCCTTTCGCGCCGAGCGTCATGGAAGCCGTGGAATACAACATGCTGGCAATGGCACCTGAGGACATGGAGTCCATGCGGGCGCAGGAATACATCGATGCCAACTTCAACATCTCCATGGACGGATTCTCTACCATCATAGTCTTCAAGGGTGAGGGGCAGAACTCCGTTCTCGGGCAGGAACTCAAGGAAGCGATCTTCAACATATCTAGCGACATCTCTGGTAGAGAGGAGATGCCCAATAACACTGTAATCTCGATCTATACGCCCCTGCTCGACAACTACACCGATATCGTGGTCAGCGGCATAGTCGACGTCAACAGGCTGGCGAACGGAACGGCCATGCTCATCTTCGGCATGCCGTCCATGTACCCAATGCTGTGGAACATAACTCTCGAATCTGGTTTGATGTTCTACGGCTGTGGGGACGCTTTTGCGCTCAACTGGATCGCTATCCATGACATCGATCCTGATGCCAACACCACCGAGGTCGACTCCCTTGCCTACGAGGCGACCTGGGACGAAATCGAGTTGATTCTCGACATAGCTAACGTCTCAGCCGAATTCCAGGATCTGTTCTGGATCTGGTACGAGGACTTCTCTGCCGCCTGGAACTCGACGAGCGGCGACCCTGTGCTGGTGGACAATCCTCTCGAAAGGGAGGAGCATGCCATCAACTCTGCTTTCCCTGGGTTCTGGGAGGATGCGAGGCAGTACTTCGAGGATATTGGACTCGAGGACCTTTGGCCCATCGCCGGGGAAATATTCAACAGGACAGTCGAGATGCTTGACCCCCTGGATTTCGTGGATCCATATCGCGTGAATGCGGTTTGCCACACCGTGGTCAACGACATAATCCAACCGTACCTTGTGCAGATCCCATTGGACCTGAGGGCTCCGATCGAGGATTTCATACATGGATTCCAGCAGAAGTGGGATGACAACACCACCGCCTCGATCAGCAGTAACTGGACGCTGCACTTGATACCGAACATGACCCAGGAGCGGCAGTTCGTGGAGGAGCTTGTTCCGCCCCTCGTGGACGCTTTGCCAAAGGCGGGAGCAGAGGTTGTGGAGGCCGTGTACGCCCTGGGATGGGATCAATGGTCGAACTCCACCGCATTCAATGATACCGTCATACTGCTCACGCATGAGACCCTTGGCGATGTGGATGATGATCTCATCCTGGAGATAATCGGTCTGGGACTCAACGTCACAGATCAGCAGATCCGGGAGATGTCCATCGAGCTGGTCCTGGACACCTCTCTGGTCGACTATCCGATCCCCATACCTGAGGGAATTCTCAAGATGATAGTTAATGTGCCGTCCAACGACACGATGCTGATGACCATAACCTATGACAAGCTGCCCGATGGTACTTACCTGGATGGAAGCCAGTACATTCCTCAGGTCAGGGAGATCATCCGGCAGAGGATCTCATCCCTTTCCGGAATTGAGGTTCTGGTCTCCGGCATAGATGGCATCACCTACGACATAGAGACCTCTTCCATGGAGGATATGGAGAAGATAGATCCCGTGAGCATAGTGCTGGTCATCATCCTCATAGGGTTGTTCTTCAGATCTCTGGTTTCATCCATTATCCCGCCATCCATCATCGGAATGGCGTTGATAATAGCCCTCGTGGGCATATTCCTCTTGGCCACCTACGTCATGGAGGTGACCAACTACGTCCTGGTGCTGGTCATGGTCACCATGCTCGGTGCTGGATGCGATTACTGCATCTTCATCCTCTCCCGCTACCGGGAGGAGAGAGTCCTTGGAAAAGAGAAGAAGGAGGCCGTCATAGAGGCCGTGACATGGGCGGGAGAGTCCATCACCACCTCCGGTTTCACCGTGATGATCGGATTCGGGGTGCTATCGGTCTGCAGCTTCAGCATGGTCAGCTCAATAGGCATCTCGCTCGCGATGGGGATATTCATCGCGCTCATGTTCGCGCTGTTCTTCCTTCCTTCACTGATCATGCTTCTTGGGGACCGGGTCTTCTGGCCCACCACGATCGAATACGTGCGGGAGAGAAAGAAGGATCCGTCCAAGGCTGGCCGTATGTCGAGGCTATCGCACAGGTACTTCGAGCATACCGCCCGAACCTCGATCAAGTATGCCAAGATCCTGGTCGTGGCGGCGATCATAATCTCGCTCCCTGCAATCTACGTTGTGACCAATCTCGATACCTCCTATGACATGATAGGGACCATGCCCAACTCTGAATCGAAGACGGGAGTGAACGACATAGTAGATGGATTCGGCGGGGGTATGATCAGCCCGGTGTTCATAGCGATCGAGTTCGACTCGAGGATCTACAACGGCACGGGTGAGATGACCGATAGAGACGATCTGCAGAACATCTCCGATGAGGTGCTGGAACTCAATCTAAGCCAGGTTTTCGACCTCAGGTACTTCCCGATAATCGAGGACATGTGCGACGACATCTCCACGATGGGCAACATCAGGGAGGTCACATCCCCGACGAGACCCTATGGGGACACGATAGACTACCTGAACTTCGACAACTACACCATCCTGGAGCAGGCTGAGTTCTTGCTCATGATGCAGAAGGACATGTCGAGGAACGGCAGCGGCGTGATGATCCAAGTGACCATGGAGGACCAGCCGTACTCGGAGGAGTCGATAGGGACGGTCACTGGTCTCAGGGAACTCATAGCACAGGAGGTGGAGGAACGACCTGAGCTGGTGGCCGCCTACCTTTCGGGCGGGACAGCCCTGATGTACGACATCTCGATGCTGGTGAGCGGGGAGTTCAACCTCATGGAAATGCTCGCCATTCTGCTGATATTTGTCATCCTCCTGATAGTCCTGGGCTCGGTGTTCACTCCGATAAGATCTATTGTGACGATCCTGACGAGTGTCATATGGACTCTCGCGCTGACCGCTATCGTATTCGAGTACGTGCTTGACGATCAGCTTCTCTGGCTGATGCCCATAGTGCTCATCGTTGTCTGCCTCGGTTTAGGCATGGACTACGACATCTTCCTCACAACCAGGATTAGGGAGGAGGTGCACAAGGGCAAGCCCATGAAGGAAGCCATTGTAGATTCGGTGAAGGCCACGGGAGGCATAATCACCATCTGCGGTCTGATCATGGCCGGTGCCTTCGGGACTATGACCCTCTCGGGATCGGTGATGCTCCAGGAGTTCGGGTTCGCCCTCGCTTTTGCTATTTTGCTAGACGCGACAGTGGTGAGGATGTACCTGGTCCCGGCGATAATGTCCTTGATGGGGAGGTGGAACTGGTGGGCCCCTGGAAAGCTGCAGAGAACAAGAACGAGCCACCTGGAGGAAGTAGAGGAAGAGTAG
- a CDS encoding NAD(P)/FAD-dependent oxidoreductase, giving the protein MKRKCDVLVVGAGPGGSSAARHAAEAGADVLIIEKRQEIGSPVRCAEGVSRAWFEEIKVPVDKKWVAKEVDGAKLVSPSGSSFYVDEKMAGNEVGMVLERHLFDKAMAANAARAGAEIMLKTSATGVVKEGDKVVGVTASSYGEPLAIEAKIVIAADGFESQVARWAGLDTSLTQNDITTCFQYRLTGIDIEHMYTEFFIGSAAPGGYVWVFPKDEDTANVGLGILLSQLKKPGEVKGYLDKFIKDNERFTKGQPLEAVSGAVSVSHPLDETVMDGMMLVGDAARLIDPITGGGIAHACLSGMYAGKVAAKALEANDFSKEFFQEYETLWRNRLEDKLWRNWMAKEKLVTITDEQFDLVIETLAEAGVDKMSVYNILKVIKEELPDLVKDFEEFI; this is encoded by the coding sequence ATGAAGCGTAAGTGCGATGTACTGGTGGTTGGAGCAGGACCTGGTGGAAGCTCGGCCGCCCGCCACGCCGCAGAGGCTGGAGCGGACGTATTGATCATCGAGAAGCGCCAGGAGATCGGGTCCCCAGTCAGATGTGCCGAGGGCGTATCGCGCGCCTGGTTCGAGGAGATCAAGGTCCCGGTGGACAAGAAGTGGGTCGCCAAGGAGGTCGATGGCGCCAAGCTCGTCTCACCCTCTGGAAGCTCATTCTACGTCGATGAGAAGATGGCCGGCAACGAGGTGGGAATGGTCCTCGAGCGTCACCTCTTCGATAAGGCCATGGCTGCCAACGCGGCAAGGGCTGGAGCGGAGATCATGCTCAAGACCTCGGCCACCGGCGTGGTGAAGGAGGGAGACAAGGTGGTCGGTGTCACCGCTTCCAGCTACGGAGAGCCCTTGGCAATAGAGGCCAAGATCGTGATCGCCGCCGACGGATTCGAGTCACAGGTCGCTAGATGGGCGGGTCTGGACACCAGCCTCACGCAGAACGACATCACCACATGCTTCCAGTACAGGCTCACTGGGATAGATATCGAGCACATGTACACCGAGTTCTTCATCGGTAGCGCTGCGCCAGGAGGTTACGTTTGGGTCTTCCCCAAGGATGAGGATACTGCCAACGTAGGATTGGGCATCCTCCTCTCTCAACTCAAGAAGCCAGGAGAGGTGAAGGGATACCTGGACAAGTTCATCAAGGACAACGAGCGCTTCACCAAAGGACAACCGTTGGAGGCCGTGAGCGGCGCGGTGTCCGTCTCACACCCGCTCGACGAGACCGTCATGGATGGCATGATGCTGGTGGGAGATGCAGCAAGGCTGATCGACCCCATTACAGGAGGGGGCATTGCCCATGCATGCCTCTCCGGCATGTACGCCGGAAAGGTGGCCGCTAAGGCCCTTGAGGCCAATGACTTCAGCAAGGAGTTCTTCCAGGAGTATGAGACGCTCTGGCGCAACAGGCTTGAGGACAAGCTGTGGCGCAACTGGATGGCAAAGGAGAAGCTCGTAACCATCACCGATGAACAGTTCGACCTGGTCATCGAGACCCTTGCCGAGGCGGGGGTCGATAAGATGTCCGTCTACAACATATTGAAGGTTATCAAGGAAGAGCTTCCAGATCTCGTGAAGGATTTCGAAGAGTTCATCTGA
- the mvk gene encoding mevalonate kinase: MITSAPGKLILLGEHAVVFGLPAIAVAIDLRLRCIATPSIEFTINGKVMDTTYRSYINAAMDKVWMGDPVSVQTFSNLPSGSGLGSSAAVTTATLAALMQLRSGFDQPTVARLGFEVESEVQGRASPIDTSVSTHGHGIFVNRKKGKDHLWTIRRDERLWHIHHLRVPELTIVVGYTGIHASTGPLVDMVKTRVEEHPWAREAIDRIGEISLEGMKALKKNDPDVLGELMTEDHSLLSRLGVSCPELDALVEAALPHSLGAKLTGAGGGGSMIALTTEAEKVCRAIEERGGEPIIVHTGVPGVRLE; the protein is encoded by the coding sequence GTGATAACTTCAGCACCCGGGAAGCTCATTCTTCTGGGCGAACACGCCGTTGTGTTTGGCCTGCCCGCGATAGCTGTGGCGATAGATCTCAGGTTGAGATGCATCGCAACGCCATCCATCGAGTTCACCATCAACGGCAAGGTGATGGACACTACCTACCGTTCGTATATCAATGCGGCGATGGACAAGGTCTGGATGGGCGATCCGGTATCCGTTCAGACCTTCTCCAATCTCCCTTCCGGTTCGGGCTTGGGGTCCTCGGCCGCCGTTACGACCGCGACCCTGGCAGCCCTCATGCAGCTCAGGAGCGGTTTCGATCAGCCCACGGTGGCACGACTGGGTTTTGAAGTCGAGTCAGAGGTTCAGGGGAGGGCCAGCCCTATTGATACATCGGTAAGCACTCATGGACACGGTATCTTTGTGAACCGTAAGAAAGGGAAGGACCATCTTTGGACGATCAGAAGGGATGAGAGGTTGTGGCATATACACCATCTCCGAGTTCCTGAGCTGACCATTGTTGTTGGTTACACCGGAATCCATGCCTCAACCGGTCCGCTTGTAGATATGGTCAAGACGAGGGTGGAGGAACACCCCTGGGCGAGAGAGGCAATCGACCGGATCGGTGAGATATCCCTGGAAGGTATGAAGGCACTCAAGAAGAATGACCCGGATGTTCTTGGAGAACTCATGACGGAGGATCACTCCCTTCTATCGAGGCTGGGGGTTTCCTGCCCGGAGCTCGACGCCCTTGTGGAAGCAGCATTGCCCCATTCATTAGGTGCTAAGCTCACCGGAGCTGGAGGAGGCGGGAGCATGATCGCCCTGACCACGGAGGCTGAGAAGGTCTGCAGGGCCATTGAAGAAAGAGGCGGTGAACCGATCATCGTCCATACCGGAGTGCCAGGTGTCAGGCTGGAATAG